In Strix uralensis isolate ZFMK-TIS-50842 chromosome 7, bStrUra1, whole genome shotgun sequence, the following proteins share a genomic window:
- the BLOC1S2 gene encoding biogenesis of lysosome-related organelles complex 1 subunit 2 isoform X2 codes for MATAAEGLPEAGAQPAKQDPVVETAEEAKEPAEADINELCKDMFNKMATYLTGELTATSEDYKLLENMNKLTSLKYLEMKDIAINISRNLKDLNQKYAALQPYLEQINLIEEQVAALEQAAYKLDAYSKKLEAKYKKLEKR; via the exons ATGGCGACCGCGGCGGAGGGGCTGCCCGAGGCCGGCGCTCAGCCCGCCAAGC AGGATCCTGTTGTTGAAACAGCAGAAGAAGCTAAGGAACCAGCAGAGGCAGACATCAATGAACTCTGTAAAGACATGTTCAACAAAATGGCTACTTATTTAACAGGTGAATTGACAG CCACCAGTGAAGACTACAAACTCTTGGAAAACATGAATAAGCTGACTAGCTTGAAGTACCTAGAAATGAAAGATATTGCTATAAACATCAGTAGAAATCTGAAGGATTTAAATCAAAAAT ATGCTGCTCTTCAGCCATATCTGGAACAAATCAACCTAATTGAGGAACAGGTTGCAGCTCTGGAGCAGGCAGCTTATAAATTGGATGCATATTCCAAAAAACTTG aagcCAAGTACAAAAAACTGGAGAAACGATGA
- the BLOC1S2 gene encoding biogenesis of lysosome-related organelles complex 1 subunit 2 isoform X1: protein MATAAEGLPEAGAQPAKQDPVVETAEEAKEPAEADINELCKDMFNKMATYLTGELTATSEDYKLLENMNKLTSLKYLEMKDIAINISRNLKDLNQKYAALQPYLEQINLIEEQVAALEQAAYKLDAYSKKLGNYLQKTGETMKLQQSLSWSWAMSQTGFCLSCTTAILYVDKDLVTANVKTGNFFYLLNTVSCILA, encoded by the exons ATGGCGACCGCGGCGGAGGGGCTGCCCGAGGCCGGCGCTCAGCCCGCCAAGC AGGATCCTGTTGTTGAAACAGCAGAAGAAGCTAAGGAACCAGCAGAGGCAGACATCAATGAACTCTGTAAAGACATGTTCAACAAAATGGCTACTTATTTAACAGGTGAATTGACAG CCACCAGTGAAGACTACAAACTCTTGGAAAACATGAATAAGCTGACTAGCTTGAAGTACCTAGAAATGAAAGATATTGCTATAAACATCAGTAGAAATCTGAAGGATTTAAATCAAAAAT ATGCTGCTCTTCAGCCATATCTGGAACAAATCAACCTAATTGAGGAACAGGTTGCAGCTCTGGAGCAGGCAGCTTATAAATTGGATGCATATTCCAAAAAACTTGGTAACTATT TACAAAAAACTGGAGAAACGATGAAATTACAACAGTCTTTAAGTTGGAGTTGGGCTATGAGTCAGACTGGTTTCTGTTTAAGTTGTACAACAGCAATTCTGTATGTTGACAAGGATTTGGTTACAGCTAACGTCAAGACTGGTAACTTTTTCTATCTATTGAATACAGTAAGCTGTATTCTGGCTTAA
- the BLOC1S2 gene encoding biogenesis of lysosome-related organelles complex 1 subunit 2 isoform X3 has translation MSDGRRLPWSPAAASRQGLMPVCLSPPPAPPLRPAEAVGLGAAFAFKPVKAADKGKSSLSGCGRDAELPQGRAVQGQVVVERGLEEKSGDYSFPQRILLLKQQKKLRNQQRQTSMNSVKTCSTKWLLI, from the exons ATGTCGGACGGCCGGCGGCTGCCCTGGAGCCCGGCGGCTGCATCCCGCCAGGGGCTTATGCCCGTGTGCTTGTcacccccccccgcgccgccgctgcGGCCCGCGGAAGCCGTGGGCCTTGGGGCAGCCTTTGCGTTCAAGCCGGTGAAAGCTGCCGACAAAGGGAAGAGCAGCCTGTCGGGTTGTGGAAGGGATGCTGAACTGCCCCAGGGACGAGCAGTACAAGGACAGGTTGTGGTAGAAAGGGGTTTGGAAGAGAAAAGCGGTGATTATAGCTTTCCACAG AGGATCCTGTTGTTGAAACAGCAGAAGAAGCTAAGGAACCAGCAGAGGCAGACATCAATGAACTCTGTAAAGACATGTTCAACAAAATGGCTACTTATTTAA